In Glycine max cultivar Williams 82 chromosome 15, Glycine_max_v4.0, whole genome shotgun sequence, the DNA window TCTTAAAGAGTTAAAATCAAGTCTATCAAAACTCCCAAGCCGGATCAAAAGCAAACCTTCACCTGCAACGCATAAAAagagttagaacttagaagacAAGTAATCAAAATTCCAAATCCCACAATCTCCTTTAAGATTTGCCTCCCACAAACACTGGAAGCAAAATAACCCTATTTCTAGCCCCACCATTTTCCTTCCAAAAACTTGGAAAAACTGAAAACCCATGAGTTTCGCCCCCAGCATTTTCAACAGAGACCaagtagaataaataaataaaaaaataaaaagatccaGATTTGAAGAAACCCTCCTCAGATTGTTtgaatgaagagagagagagagagagagagagagagagagtacagTTTGGATTTGGGAGACAACATACCTAGAATATAGAGATCTGTAGATAAAGTATTAGAACTAGTTTCAGAGATGAAATCTACGGAAGAATCAGAAAAGAATCAACTTTACGCAGCAGAAGATGCAAACGAAGCAGAAAGACACAAGCTTTAGATCAGAATGGCAACAAGACCACCACCTTCTCTTCCCAGTTTCTTACACCTCCCTCCTCATCTTTCTCTCTCATGTCCGGACTCCAAAGTTTCGTTAAATCTAGTTCGTGAGGTAAAAAAGCAAAAGCAATCTACTtccactatttatttatttatttaaagataaaatatagtattgtatatcttttaataattataatcaaCGTAATTCTGATGTAGAGAAATTTAATGTAGCCACTTGGTCTCCGTGAATAAATCGTACCATAAAGGTCGCGGCAACCGGCAACTAATGTCATGTGCTCACTCTCTCTTCCATTATCCTATGTTTTATTCGGATGTATTTtaaatagatttaattattaatttgttctttaaaatttaaataatttaatttaattctcaagtttttaaaataaattaattttatttttaaattatttaatttgattcttaaatttataaactaaatttatttgtttttaagaatttaggattaaattaatttatttttaataacttgacaatcaaattaaatattttaaaattttaaaacttaagaacttaattgaattttttttaaaatttaataaccaaattaaatcacttaaaataatttgaggattaaatcaattattaaatcttttaaatattaagaattttttaatcaacatgttattttttcaatgaaaaaatttaaatctatcAAGTCAATCTTATattctttcaaatattaaaaattatttgttctgTTGTTTTTTTCGGACATGTTCCTTAAGTAAAGTTGTTTTTCCTTCTACGAATCGTTAacgaaaaatcaaattaattaagaaggAAAACCCAACGACTTATTAAAACAAAGGATTATATGATGGAATGGATTCAAAGATATTTAAAGGCAGCTGAAATGGAGGTTTCTAGATTATCGATAATGTCTATTCCTATTTTAAACcgtttgaatttgataataTAGTTTGATTCGGTATCGACAATAAttgtgtatttatttattttggtagctcatatattttaattttgattgctTAATATTTACtctattgattaaaaaatcgcAGATCAGCCCTATCTTATTGAAATGGTAACGTTGTAAAATTTATTACCGCTTTCATCACGGCAAATTCTGCATTGTTGATGTTGTTTCCAGTTTCAACCCCCTTGATTTTTTGTGATCATCTAGCAATAGtggaaattataattttgtttgaatttttttagaatatgaacatacttatttaatttacaaCATATTGTCATCTTAAGatactaaaaaaatcaataattggtGTATTTTTATTGACTCGAAAttgtaacttaaaaaatattttttttataaagaaaaaaagaatattgcAATAGTGAATGATAAATTTCCAATGAAAAGTTCAGATAAAATACCATCAAAGATGTAAAACtatttcgtgttttatgttaattaatatatagaatTAAGTCATAATGTGTATACCTACAAGAAAGATCACATTCTTCTCGatctttttgagagaataatTCTACAAGAAACTTAGAATGTGACTTTGAGTGAGAACCTCCTATTGGAATTTTAATAATctttataaaatacaaaataagtgCAAAACcctacaaattttaaatttataaaggtacttaatattaacaaaaaataaaagtaaacatatttattaaaattcagtatttatttttaaataattcagcAAATACTCTTTAATCAGTGTTCTCGAGATTGACCTTAGCAAGACTCTATTAATAGTagtaatttctaaaataaaacataaaaatgatatggcagttatttcttttaatcttatcCGAGTGTATCATGTCacagtttttaaatttatttaaaataaataaataattagatacaacttattaatatattaaaattaaagttaaattatttaaataatatttaaatttgattttcgataaaaataattattaatcaaattttacttATCCTTTTATCCAACttcaaattaatcattaaattctttttttaaaagacttaatTATCTCCTCCAAAATAATGATTGAAGTtgctatgatattttatttctattccgaaacaaaagttaaaaagtacaatcatttttacatattttaacattatttaagtTGTACGTTTTGTAAGCATTTTTAGTTAATGTTTAGTTTTTTCAGtcgttaaaaaaattgttgggttATATTAGTAGtacttgatatatttttttatagtttgtagTGCCTTCCCTTATACATTATTTTTAGCTTTTAgctttatattttgtattttatcttcttctaattcccaaaatattattaattacacttttacatagagtataattatatttaattttttatttgtctgcTTTCACTCATTTACATGCATGATGTTGTGATCCATCCACTGGTTGTCATgttttttctcattatttttttattgctccaaataatgttatttttttgttatttattatttgtttttttactcgTACATTTCCAACACAATGTTCTTGATATATTGATGCAGCAATGTCCAATGTCCTGTACTAGCTTTTCTCtttataaatataacaaatattaatttaatattccatttatttttattctcatatatACAAAGGATATAGAGAGAAGAGGGAGAAAAATCCATACTTACCCCGCGAATCTGTCAATGCGcacgcatatatatatatatatatatatatatatatatatatatatatatatatatatataaactctccACTACTAGCCTATCctaatgaatttatattttttattacaatgcCATGCATCTTAAGTCATTTTTCATTTCGCTGTTGTTTATTCTACTACATGCGAATATAATAAGGTgtgtttttagtatttttaaaaataaaataaagtatggTAATGATAATGTAGTAGTCTCCTATCTGTTTATTTACTCTATCCTGAACTGTGATTGCAAGGAAAGTCCCCTACAGTAATAACAATAAACACGTAGGTAGAAGCCCCGAAATTACGCATGCATTGTATAGTTTATAGGTTGACAATGATTTCAATGAGTAGAGACTTTGAGAGCTTTTTATTTGAAGCCTCTTTTTTTGATACCTTCCGTTCCATTAATTCCAACCTTCATTCACTGTTTTGTTCTTTGTTCAACTTTATATTAATGATTGATTGTTTTCGGTTGGAGTTTTGGTGTCAAAGTATGACTTTGACGATGCTCATTCATCATTATTGAAGCTTCGTAGCGTAGGATACGTTGCTTCGTCGCGTACCTTatcattctttttttgttgagtTGAAGTTGTAACTTGgataatgttttttataatttctacttttacttttttcagTCACACCAGCAGTCTATTACATGCATATTGATATTACTATTGAGTAAACTCCAATTAAGAATAGCTAATTTTATTCTCtgaattatgtaaaattaaaaactaaaagtaatgaaaattaaaaactaaaactaatctacacaaacacacaatagattacattttcaaagaccaaataattttactttatataGGTTAAAAATGGTGCTTCGATATCCTCGACCATAAGCATTTTTCTATTTCACTCCCATATGTTTCATCAGTACCGTGGGGTCCTCATTTCCTCTTTCTGAAGCTATTGGGCACCTGCAATTCGTCCCCTCATTATGAGATGAGGAACTCTATAATCTACGCCCAACAACTCTTGGTTTTGGTCAAAATCTTCCTGCTATTCATCATGGGGCTTAAATGACGATggctcaattttgtttttggagAAAACTAGAATTCGATcagttttttaaatatgtattttcaatggagtattatttaattaaaataagattttatttaaaaacttatgatgatgtttaatttaaaattttatcacacaaattattaatataaatttattttatcaataaaaaataccgaacatattttattgaaattctttctctttatttttttttatactattagcATTTTAAGTATAGTTTTatattcacttttttattttacttttttaacataattttatttgatttttaaagtaaattaaaatcattttagttaattttttatatatcatatataaaattcaatataataaaaaaataaatacatggatacaaatatattatatttttacttgcatgaaataaaaatatttttttattacaataacATGATTGGATCATTGAATAGTTTTAATAACATGTCTAATGAATAAATATTGtcgtatatttaaaattttcatttgataaagagtatgttttatttataaaaatatatataattttaaaaggaaaataaaacataactaacaatgaaaatttaaagaatGAGAAAGACTATTTGTTCCTATACTTTTAGTTTACATGATAATAACATGATGGATAATAAGTTATTGGCATCTATAGAAATACAAAAAAGCAACTACTTAGAGTTATAATTAACTAGAAGAAAGTGTATATTAGTGAATATGAGTGTTAAAAACCTCATTTCTAAATCATATAAAGTGATTCTTTGAGTTTGTAAATGTAAACATtgaatcattaaaatattatattattattaattattactaaaattaaaaattgcaaGATATCAAATGACTAGTGTTgtaactttaattataattttatttcttttctttgtcatagtgtatttttttagattttaagtttatttatttaaaaaaaacggctttttaacatttattttattgtaaaagttacatttaacattttaataaataaaatcagtttgttcctaattaattttatataggtttaatatgtttttagtcttttagtTTAGGGTAAACCAATTTTTGTTcccaagttttaaaaataatccacaatttttttttaaaaaaaaaatcatgttttaatCCTTATCTCCAAACAAAGTTAGTGTTGTTTTGATAACCTCTAAAATCATGGTAGAATATGGTGAGGTGATCTTCATTTTGATCAAATTTCACATGAttgaattgttttcaaaattatgatAGAATCAATTATAATACAAAAAGTCACCATAGAGTTTAAGCAAATAGAAATAACTTTTACTTCtaccaaaatcaattattaaaatcaatttcatttaaaattaattttattgttgtcaATTCAAATACACACTTAGTAAGATTTCTTAAGAGGCTAATGAAGAATACATCAACTTATGCAACACgagtttatttaataagaataaaatttgtatttatattttttagataactactttttttttcgtCCCTTGATTTTTGGTCAAGTTTTCTTTTGGTCCCAAACTCAAaactgattttttaaataaaaattccaaatttaaagatgatttttattttgttcatcaaatttaaaaatgttttttttttaatttgggagaccaaaaacatatttatcttATGTTTCAATTTAACAACCTCAAATAGCTTTCATTCAACCATATGATTAAGCACAAATAtcttaaattaaagataaattatttaaataatacccAAGTTTAATCCTTAACACAAAATTATTGATCATTTTTTATCTATCTTTTGGTTAAATTTCCCTAAACGAACTAGAAaagttaagagaaaaaaaagtatataaattatgtCGAGAAAGCACAAAATTTAGAGAAATATATACTAATCAATATTGTCCTTACTTTTCAAAAACAAATCTTGATAGCACAGATAGTAGTTTCTTGTAGATGTATAGTCACATTGGCAGTGATGTATTTATTGCCATAATGAAACATTCATTCATATCACATTCCTTCAAGTTACAAAGCATCTACCCTAACAAATTTGATCTTAAAAAGCTGTCTATCATCCATGTTTATTTGGATGCTACTACAGCATCGGGAAgactttaaaatgttatatcatATATAAGCAAGGACTAAAAAAGACACGGTGTTGGTCAAGCAGACACTGCTTGCTTGCGCTGTGACTTTACATACTCAACCCATGTCCTCCTTGATTGTGGAATctgtaaaattttattacaaagcattaaaaaaaaacctaaaaacataTCTCAAAGTAATTTACAGACATGGgctacaaaatattgaaatgtcTGAGCCCGGGTTCGAACCGGGGACCTCTAGTGTGTGAGACTAGCGTGATAACCAACTACACCACCCAGACGAGAATGTCACCATTTGGATTGTCTTTAAATGAATAGTTTAAACCTGGAGTGTATCTTTGAAGAcaaagaagattttattttaagacaATTATGCTGCTGATTAAATGTTGATGACAGTTATCCTGGGGAATAATACATTGGTTTGATGAACCACCTTATGAATGTAAACATTTGTTGTGGGGTGATTTTGCTGGAGCAACATTCCCACGTATAATTACAATATAAGGCATTGGCCTcccttttataaaaaataacaagatacaatattaaaaaatataaatcaaggTATAATGATATTGATATGAAAGATTATTTGTCCattgatatttttaacaataatatatattcataaaatataatggaaaatatttaaaaatcaaatatggtaataaaaaataatcagaatGATAATACAATGTATATAATCATAGTATCacagattattattattattattattattattattattattattattattattattattattattattattataaaagttaaccaacttattataataatagtttataattatattttattgtaaaattgttttacacATTGGATATATAACCtatttttccaaatttttttatactaacacGGAAGCAAAACACAAACTTAGCGAAAACCATGAAGTGAACAAGCCAATTAAATAGCCAATCATTGTGCGTAAGGAAGGGGGAAGttgataacaaaatatatatttagactTATGGAAACCCAGAAAATGGAAGATGCTGCAGCAAGAGGTTCAAGTGGGAACATGCTTGATTGTATACGTTGAAGGATCGTCAATGACATGTGAGAATAGTTTTAGCTTGTAGAAAATACCAAAACCAAACACACATTTAGTGGGTTTAGGTGGTGACCAATGGATTTGGTGCGTGggttcataaaaaaattcaccGTCAAATCTACATAAGGTGGatgaattcaaatttatttggcaaatcaaaatttcacaaaagGTCTCGTTTTTTATTTGGAGGATCTTACATCATGATAGGTTACCTATAAAAGATAACCTTCATAAGAGGCACATCCAAGTTCAAGATGAGTATTTAAAATGTGTCATGTGCAATCAAGTTCAAGAAGATGCTTctcatgtttctttttttcgtgCAAAATTCACAAGCCATTTGGTGGAAATGGTCCAGTTTATTGGGCACACACACAGTACCCCCTGAAAAGGCTATTGATCATTTAAGGCATATCTCACAGATCACATGGATTACAAGGGGAGAAACCTAAGCTATGATGGCCAGTTGGATGGAGTTCTatagagtttgatttggagaagCTATGACACAAAATTCTGTTTGCGGGCATGGTTGAAGGCTTACCAGAGCCACTTTGATATCTCCTATCAACAATGGCAAATTGATCCAGCTAGTATTTGTTGATGACATGCCGATTCTATAGGATTTGAATCTTTTCATATGCATATGCAATTGTATAGACCAAAATTCCTTTTCTAACGTGTATAGGTGGTGTTTTATTCTTCATAGCTCTCGGGTTCTTTGCTTTTTCTCTTATGTTATTGCTTTTTGTACCCCTGGTGCTTTTATATAATATGATTATTAGTGGGTTTAGGCGTTTAGCCCTTTAGGTTCCAATggataaaaaagtataattcaacaaatttcaaataaaaattaaaataattctgtttaaatgcttttaaatttaagaaaaagttaGATGAAAAGATattcaaaataatgaaatccattctattttatttcattttaaattattagctTAAGATTGTTTTCCTATTGATATGTTATATTTCATTtatgttaatcaatttaaaCAACACATCATTGAATTAGTTCAATTGTTCAAACAAACACATATACTAGGTCAAAAGACAAAatatcattttgtctttttctttttttttatccatccaTGAAATATCGATATATAGCATTGTAAGTATGAAGAAGAAATATTTGGGATTAGGTTGGTTACCTGGACCGCATCTAATGCTGCACTTGCGATCACACCGTGCTTGAAGCCTCGCTGCATGTGACATTTTCAGCTCGCATTATACATCCAGATCATATTATATCATCTAATTTCATTCTACTAGTTTCCTGTTTTGATTTTGCCAAGCATCACACTTTTTTGGTATAATTTTAGtgaattaaaaatgtaataaaaacacGAAAATAGTTTGTATTGCATAATTAAAGAgcaataaaagttaaattcaaagtaaatgaatgaattaagatgtttttttatattaaaaaagaacatttaatatatataaaaaaaaacagtgaaGAGGAAAATCATGTTGAAGAAACCATAATGATAATCACTTACAGTCGCTTTGAACACAGGCAGTAGTGCAACCATCCAAGCAATCTGCAGCATCGGGCTCAACGCTCTCCATTTGCGTAGAAATTAGAAGAAATATAAGCATCATTGCAACCACCATCTTCTTCATCTTATCTTAACTTACTCGTAAAACACTAAACTAGTTCTGTCTTGATGATATTTATCAACTCTATGCTAAAGAAATGACCATGATTACTCGATCAAATTACGGAAATGGCAAGCCATATCTCAACATAACATAAAGAAGCACATGTACGCTTCTTATCAATTAGCCACCAACTTTGACCTATGATGAGTATCCATCCCGTTTTCTCTCTTTTGGGCCTAACACTGTTGGAGGATATGTCAATTTTTATGTACTATAAAAAGAGATAGACATTCTTAAGAAATTTGTATATAAGTGGTTTGattgaattcaaaattattacTAGTTGCTATGAttgcatttaaaatttaatcacaGCCGTTGAAAGCAATACTTGAtctaatgtgtttttttttataacaaaatttcCTTGAATGCCCAGACAACATTTTTGACGGTTGTCCGTATTTGCGTGGATGGATTTCTATCCATTCAGAATTTCATATTCATATTATGTGGACCCTCATATTAATATGAGTAAATTTTTTCAGGCATATGTGTCAGTTATATTATTATCTCTGTGCCAAAATATGTATCAGAATTCATatgtaaataaacaaaattatttttatttttatttaaatataaacaaactTAACTAATTTCATTcctatgatattatttttaaaatatttttcattcaattaaaACTCTATTtccaagaattttattttatttataatattaaattttaatgaaaatcattttaaaaatacttttatcttttacttgagattaataaaattaaataattttaactaattttttaattaacaaaaagatagttatttttatttatatataaattaagaagcAATATCACATTTGGGAAGAATTTATCTCAAAAATAAGTAttacatttgattttttaagataatattaattatttttttctactaatattttaaaaaaatattacttttaatttttgaatctaATATTAATACTACTCTATTTgatctatttaataaaattagatttAGAAAATTATcgttcttttcattttatttattaattggacaaatacttattttgggaaACGGAGGGAGTAATCAAATTATCAATGCTAATTTCGGGCACCCTAAACATTGCGTGTGATTAATATCGAGCCACGTGGATTTGACAAAGTTCGGTTCTGGCGGTGACCGCATCCAGAAAACTCGGGGCTGATATTTTGGTGAAATTTTCCACTCTTTGTacacgatatatatatatatatatatatatatatatatatatatatatatatatatatatatatatatttatttatttatagtcatttttcaatttaattttctagaaaaatatattataaaagttatatcTGCAGTAAATAAAAaggtattataaaaatataaaaagtttgcTCCAAATGGGCCAGTCCAGTACTCCAGTTTGTTCCAAAAGCAAATTGATAGCATCAGCagcaaagagaacaaggaagaCATCTCACGTAAAGCGCTGCATGCATGACCTTAGTTAGTTATCAAGATTGTTAGTTAGTTACATGCTATTAGTTAGTTAGGTTTTTCAACTGTTAGAGAATTAGTTGCACGATATGTAGCAACGTAAACTCCATTGTATAAAAGGATACTGCGTGCATGAATAAGAGAGTAGAGAAAAGCAATTTTCAAAGTAAAAGCTTAGTGTAGTTGGGAGAGACCTTACCCTCGAATCAAGGATATCTCTATCTTCTCCTCTCACTCATAACAATTGATCCGACCTGCAGCCTATGACTGCCTTCCGCTACTCGCCTTACGAAACTTTCATGGCTGCCTTCCACTCGCCAAACAAAGCTTCCATGGTTGTCGAGGACTGCCTTGAGGCCGCCTTGGCCAACCTTGTCGCCGCTCAACGCCACCTCAAATCCTCACTGGATGCCTTTCTCCTAAGATTGCCTCGGCGATCCGGCCACCACTACCTTTCTTCCTCCCTGCAATTACCACTGTCGCTGCCCTCGCCGTTCAAGCCAACTTCGTCACCCACGCTTGTCACACCCACGAACATGCCAACTCCGCTGTTGCCCCCGCCGCTCACGACAGCTCCATCCTCTTCCACATAACCACTACCACCAACAACACTCACGTCAACTTCGTCCTCCTCCGCACAACCCCCACCAACAATAGCACCCACGTCAGCTCCACCTCCCTTGAATGTTTTCCACCATCCCAAACTCAAAACAGTCGCACCCATAGCTCCGCTGCCACCTCCCCGCTTTCATTTGAACAACCGCCACATCCGACTCAGTCGTCCGTTGCCTCTATCACTCCGCATCGCCCACTGTCGTTACCTTCACGACCCTTGCTGCAAAATCCCTTACGGTAATGACACCATCA includes these proteins:
- the LOC100305956 gene encoding uncharacterized protein LOC100305956 precursor, whose amino-acid sequence is MKKMVVAMMLIFLLISTQMESVEPDAADCLDGCTTACVQSDSRLQARCDRKCSIRCGPDSTIKEDMG